From a region of the Panicum virgatum strain AP13 chromosome 2K, P.virgatum_v5, whole genome shotgun sequence genome:
- the LOC120665846 gene encoding uncharacterized protein LOC120665846 isoform X5, protein MPGNHSGTTTVDGDLFLALNLYYPIRQEGHKICDAVNENRSAAIPQERPIIGVSGMAAAQPSSSRSLAPPLRCRLVFDRRYGWIFDEWTDPADQSLSGGRRMFCAVTMARSLVTAAASSISYASCSVGRVLQSPKSLSLPAYIPSLAFNKKHQAWLRELENSAVIADLKLLNCSTHFALECMTTDCLCLTRQHDLLLMTQLFTVNHLRSFSSSDLSQPRGIWPCWK, encoded by the exons ATGCCCGGTAACCACTCCGGCACGACCACCGTTGATGGCGATTTATTTCTCGCCCTCAATCTCTATTATCCGATACGCCAGGAAGGCCACAAAATCTGCGACGCTGTGAACGAGAACCGCAGCGCCGCAATCCCGCAGGAGAGACCCATCATCGGCGTCagcggcatggcggcggcgcagccttcctcctcccgttcgctggctccgcccctccgctgccgcctcgtcttcgaccgccgCTACGGCTGGAT cttCGACGAGTGGACGGACCCCGCCGACCAATCCCTCTCCGGCGGCCGCCGAAT GTTCTGCGCGGTGACGATGGCGCGGTCGCTGGTGACCGCCGCGGCGTCCTCG ATTAGCTATGCTTCATGTTCGGTTGGCAGAGTTCTTCAATCCCCCAAAAGTCTCTCTCTGCCAGCATATATCCCTAGCCTGGCATTTAACAAGAAGCATCAAGCATGGTTACGTGAACTTGAAAACTCTGCAGTTATTGCTGATCTCAAGTTATTAAACTGTAGTACTCATTTTGCGTTGGAATGCATGACAACAGATTGCCTCTGCTTGACAAGGCAGCATGATCTTCT CTTGATGACACAATTATTTACTG TCAATCACTTGCGATCATTCAGCTCCAGTGATCTGAGTCAGCCTCGAGGCATTTGGCCCTGTTGGAAATAG
- the LOC120665846 gene encoding uncharacterized protein LOC120665846 isoform X6 has translation MPGNHSGTTTVDGDLFLALNLYYPIRQEGHKICDAVNENRSAAIPQERPIIGVSGMAAAQPSSSRSLAPPLRCRLVFDRRYGWIFDEWTDPADQSLSGGRRMFCAVTMARSLVTAAASSISYASCSVGRVLQSPKSLSLPAYIPSLAFNKKHQAWLRELENSAVIADLKLLNCSTHFALECMTTDCLCLTRQHDLLQSLAIIQLQ, from the exons ATGCCCGGTAACCACTCCGGCACGACCACCGTTGATGGCGATTTATTTCTCGCCCTCAATCTCTATTATCCGATACGCCAGGAAGGCCACAAAATCTGCGACGCTGTGAACGAGAACCGCAGCGCCGCAATCCCGCAGGAGAGACCCATCATCGGCGTCagcggcatggcggcggcgcagccttcctcctcccgttcgctggctccgcccctccgctgccgcctcgtcttcgaccgccgCTACGGCTGGAT cttCGACGAGTGGACGGACCCCGCCGACCAATCCCTCTCCGGCGGCCGCCGAAT GTTCTGCGCGGTGACGATGGCGCGGTCGCTGGTGACCGCCGCGGCGTCCTCG ATTAGCTATGCTTCATGTTCGGTTGGCAGAGTTCTTCAATCCCCCAAAAGTCTCTCTCTGCCAGCATATATCCCTAGCCTGGCATTTAACAAGAAGCATCAAGCATGGTTACGTGAACTTGAAAACTCTGCAGTTATTGCTGATCTCAAGTTATTAAACTGTAGTACTCATTTTGCGTTGGAATGCATGACAACAGATTGCCTCTGCTTGACAAGGCAGCATGATCTTCT TCAATCACTTGCGATCATTCAGCTCCAGTGA